Proteins encoded within one genomic window of Hahella chejuensis KCTC 2396:
- a CDS encoding undecaprenyl-phosphate glucose phosphotransferase: MSPLIRPQYSKILALFRAIDSLAIHFCLLGTLALFGVTWNESYSWLSIMFVITFGFCAEISQIYYLMRGLTTGKLAWYIVRSWMFALVLISPFAILGLLPNIDLEALAYWAIAVPATLVSLHLLRRIALFSIRRRNVSSKRVGIVGATTLGVRLYDSLSNMPWLGYKLAGFYDDRIDMTDLTRRVTIEEKALCGGFDKLYEDVHSGKVDTIYITLPMCAERRIKDMMDRLADTTVTAYVIPDFFSFNLLYSRLTTIRGIPAISVYDSPLVDHGFAKRMTDIALGLFFIMVTAIPMLIIAAAVKITSPGPVLFKQTRYGIGGGPIKVWKFRSMTVCQDGDNIQQATKNDARLTRIGGFLRRTSLDELPQFFNVLGGSMSIVGPRPHAVAHNEYYRQHIKGYMLRHKVKPGITGLAQVNGFRGETAEMKDMSGRIWYDLEYIRHWSLGMDFKIIFMTVFKGFVGKKAY, from the coding sequence ATGTCGCCACTTATTCGGCCGCAATATTCAAAAATTCTCGCTCTATTTCGCGCAATTGATAGCTTGGCTATCCATTTTTGCTTGCTGGGAACGTTAGCGCTTTTTGGCGTGACCTGGAATGAGTCCTATTCCTGGCTAAGCATTATGTTCGTTATTACGTTCGGCTTCTGCGCAGAAATTAGCCAGATTTACTATCTTATGCGCGGGCTCACCACCGGTAAGCTTGCATGGTATATCGTCAGATCCTGGATGTTCGCGTTAGTGCTGATATCGCCTTTCGCTATCCTGGGCCTGTTGCCGAACATTGATCTGGAAGCGCTTGCGTACTGGGCCATCGCCGTACCAGCCACCTTGGTCAGTCTTCATCTATTGCGTCGCATCGCGCTGTTCAGCATCCGCAGACGCAACGTCAGCTCCAAGCGCGTGGGCATTGTTGGGGCCACCACTCTGGGCGTCAGACTCTACGACTCTTTGAGCAATATGCCCTGGCTTGGTTATAAACTCGCAGGTTTTTACGACGACCGTATAGACATGACGGATTTGACCCGTCGCGTCACCATCGAAGAAAAGGCCCTTTGCGGCGGTTTTGACAAGCTCTATGAGGATGTTCACAGCGGTAAGGTGGACACCATTTACATCACTCTGCCGATGTGCGCAGAGCGTAGAATTAAAGACATGATGGACAGACTCGCGGACACAACCGTTACCGCTTATGTCATTCCTGACTTCTTCAGCTTCAACTTGCTGTATTCTCGCCTGACCACTATTCGCGGCATTCCCGCTATCAGCGTTTACGACTCGCCACTGGTGGATCACGGCTTCGCCAAGCGCATGACAGATATCGCACTGGGCCTGTTCTTTATAATGGTGACAGCAATCCCGATGCTGATTATCGCGGCGGCGGTGAAAATCACGTCTCCCGGTCCTGTCCTGTTCAAGCAGACGCGTTACGGGATTGGCGGCGGCCCTATCAAGGTCTGGAAATTCCGCTCAATGACAGTTTGTCAGGACGGCGACAACATCCAGCAGGCCACCAAAAATGACGCCAGACTGACCAGGATCGGCGGCTTCCTGCGCCGTACTTCACTGGACGAACTCCCCCAGTTCTTTAACGTTCTGGGAGGCAGCATGTCTATTGTCGGCCCTCGCCCACACGCCGTTGCGCACAATGAGTATTATCGCCAGCACATCAAAGGCTACATGCTGCGTCACAAGGTCAAACCCGGCATTACAGGTTTAGCGCAGGTTAACGGTTTCCGCGGCGAGACAGCGGAAATGAAAGATATGTCCGGCCGCATCTGGTATGACTTGGAGTACATTCGCCACTGGTCTCTGGGCATGGACTTCAAGATCATATTCATGACCGTCTTTAAAGGTTTTGTGGGCAAAAAAGCTTACTAA